The Chiloscyllium plagiosum isolate BGI_BamShark_2017 chromosome 28, ASM401019v2, whole genome shotgun sequence genome includes a region encoding these proteins:
- the proca1 gene encoding uncharacterized protein proca1, producing MGALSLALLLLLLSLAALSRQREPGAAASYLSDGRYCAEARGAGYARISDGTLLLRLQEEERERELELEAGRPPGCSVSTEPRAVSSFMRECELRAAPLPPGTELRDAWSRQRSRCQAGPEHTPLRRSKRGFTYPGTLWCGAGNNADSYDHLGEFAETDKCCREHDHCEHVIHPFAYSYGHRNLRLYTLSHCDCDTELKRCLRKVNDTSSMVVGQAFFNVLEVPCFDLTYKEQCVERYWYGWCKKYDHVLIAVPRESGLYDYGGELIDLTVTQNPASDSSTSFSSISNIPSFTAAPETSKPGATWQQSTLGQMFHAAEDVLKVMASVTPSSAPSTVPSPVSNTENNKTHVPLDKAKKKKGRKSKKRRKGKGRKKNRKAKLYSKTTETTNVLPILEKKIPNKENYFTEIEKIRNNEFNHLFDNSLDLGIKENAFNDVMNDESYRMDSFRQVYQMPSVAATKPIHRFQSYGDENFIPLAFTQVPNSEFYSEGVTAKSLLKLQDAHQLHREEAFTQPPTKPSHDSHFNKQISVLTVLLSGQYRAEVSTPLTVQKKLKVATNVKLKANQSAPPSERKNKKPRRKRKGRRRKHQKSKASKLILPTASSKTSHDIFIN from the exons ATGGGGGCGCTGTCGCtggctctgctcctgctcctgctctccTTGGCCGCGCTCTCGCGCCAGCGCGAGCCGGGCGCCGCAGCCTCTTACCTGAGCGACGGCCGTTACTGCGCGGAGGCGCGCGGCGCGGGTTACGCGCGGATCTCTGACGGGACGTTGCTGCTGCGGCTGCAGGAGGAGGAGCGGGAgcgggagctggagctggaggcCGGTCGTCCCCCCGGCTGCTCCGTGAGCACCGAGCCGCGGGCCGTCAGCTCCTTCATGCGCGAGTGTGAGCTCCGCGCCGCCCCCCTGCCGCCCGGCACCGAGCTGAGAGACGCCTGGAGCCGCCAGAGGAGCCGGTGCCAGGCGGGACCCGAACACACCCCCCTCCGCAGGAGCAAGAGGGGCTTCACCTACCCGGGGACCCTGTGGTGCGGAGCCGGCAACAACGCCGACAGCTACGATCACCTGG GTGAGTTCGCGGAGACAGATAAATGCTGCCGGGAGCATGACCACTGCGAACATGTCATCCACCCTTTTGCCTATTCCTACGGCCACAGGAACTTAAGGCTGTACACCCTCAGCCACTGTGACTGCGACACAGA GTTAAAGAGGTGTTTAAGAAAAGTTAACGACACATCCTCCATGGTTGTGGGACAGGCATTCTTCAATGTGTTAGAGGTCCCCTGCTTTGACCTAACCTACAAGGAGCAGTGTGTTGAACGATATTGGTATGGCTG GTGTAAGAAGTATGACCATGTTCTGATCGCTGTACCCAGGGAGTCTGGGCTTTATGATTATGGAGGAGAATTGATTGATCTTACAGTGACGCAGAATCCAGCTTCAGACAGCTCAACATCATTTTCTTCGATAAGCAACATCCCATCTTTTACAGCAGCTCCAGAAACCTCTAAACCAGGAGCTACATGGCAACAGTCAACACTTGGCCAAATGTTTCATGCGGCAGAAGATGTCCTCAAAGTCATGGCTTCTGTCACTCCAAGTTCTGCCCCTAGTACTGTACCTAGCCCTGTGAGCAACACTGAGAACAACAAGACCCATGTTCCACTGGACAAAGccaagaaaaagaaaggaaggaaaagcAAGAAGAGAAGAAAGGGGAAAGGGAGGAAGAAAAATCGCAAAGCGAAACTCTATTCCAAAACCACCGAGACAACTAATGTATTGCCAATTCTTGAAAAGAAAATTCCGAACAAGGAGAACTATTTCACTGAAATAGAGAAGATTAGAAATAATGAATTTAACCATCTTTTTGACAATTCTCTGGATTTAGGGATAAAAGAAAATGCGTTTAATGATGTTATGAATGATGAATCTTACAGAATGGATAGCTTCAGACAGGTTTATCAGATGCCTTCTGTGGCTGCAACCAAACCTATTCATAGATTTCAAAGTTATGGAGATGAAAATTTTATACCTCTTGCATTTACACAAGTTCCTAATTCTGAATTCTATAGTGAGGGTGTGACTGCCAAATCACTGCTTAAGTTACAGGATGCACATCAGCTCCATAGAGAAGAAGCATTTACACAACCACCTACAAAACCCAGTCATGATTCCCACTTCAACAAACAAATTTCTGTTTTAACAGTGCTTTTGTCTGGACAATATAGAGCCGAGGTGTCTACTCCACTAACTGTTCAGAAAAAGCTTAAAGTGGCTACAAACGTTAAGCTGAAAGCAAACCAATCAGCTCCTCCCtcagaaagaaaaaacaaaaagccACGACGTAAAAGGAAGGGCCGAAGGAGGAAGCATCAAAAATCTAAAGCAAGCAAGCTGATTTTACCAACAGCTTCTAGCAAGACTAGTCATGATATATTCATTAACTAG